The following is a genomic window from Saccopteryx bilineata isolate mSacBil1 chromosome 4, mSacBil1_pri_phased_curated, whole genome shotgun sequence.
aataaccaagatatataaagaacttgtaaaactcaacatcaggaaagtaaacaatccaatcaaaaattaggcagaagaactgaatagacacttctccaaaaagtatatagagatggccaatgggcatatgaaaaaatgttcaacatcactaatcattagagaaatgcaaattaaaaccacaaagagatatcacctcacacctgtcagaatggtgctcattaacaaaacaacacaagtgctgacaagggtgtggagaaaggggaaccctcctgcactgctggtgggaatgcagactgatgcagccactttgtaaaacagcatggagattcctcaaaaaattaaaaatcaaactgccttttgacccagctatcccacttctaggaatatattctaagaataacaaagcactgattcaaaagaagaaatgcacctccatgtttattgcagaattgtttacaacagccaagatctggaaacagcccaagtgtccaacagtagacaactggattaaaaagcagtggtacatatacacaatggaaaactacGTGGTCACgaaatagaaggaaatcttaccatctgcaacaacatggatggacctggagtctattatgttAAACGAAAttaaccaggcagaaaaagaaaaatatcatatgtcctcactcatatgaggaatccaatgaacagtgatCTGAGGAACGGAAGAGAGGCAGAAAAGAGGTTAAAGAGTCCAGAGAGAAAGCAGTCAGAAGGAAAGGAATGAGGGGAGcagatcaaagaaaggaaagacattagggaaaatatatacacataacacagagagaaagggggcaggatagtaaatcatggagggaaggggggtcGGTGGAGAAGAGATGGTTAAAGGAGGTGTCGAAAAGAAcactggggaggaggaagggcgaTATATTCAGGAGAACACTTGTAATTGTGTAAACAcaaccaattaaaattaattaaaagcagggaggctatgcatgtgtggaGGCAGAGAGTTTATGGGAAAGCTCTCCTCCCTTTGCTTAATATTGCTATAAACCTAAcagttttttttagaaaataaaatacccttaaaaaaagaaagatgtcaaAACCACCCaatgttacattttaaagaaacccAATGTAAGGGGaggaaaaaatattatacattgtaatgaaaatgaatgaaatagagaataggaAACAATAGTGTACAGTTTGTCCTTGGAagatatcaataaaattaacaaatcttTAGCTGGAGTGACAAAAGAATAATTGAGCAGAAGTTTTCTCATGTCAGAAATGAAAGCCAAGCTATCGCTCCTGACCTCACAGAAATGAGTCAGCTTAAATGGCTTATGAAGGGCAAATATGTGTTAACAAATTAGATAAATGAAAATCattttagaaagacaaaaaaacaaatgaaaataactgaACATAAATGGAATATATAAATAGATCTGCAATGAGTAATGATATTAAactagtaattttaaaatgtccttcTAAGACAAGCACAGGTCAAGGGACTTCATGGTGAATCCTTCCAAAAATCCAGAGTATAATGACCACCGATTCTTCAAAAACTctgttagaatattttaaaaatagagaatactttttattttattttctgaagcctATATGACCCTGATATATAAACTAGACCAAAATATCACAGGAACAGAAATAccctttaaaacatttcttatcAATTTAGATGAAACTTTCCAACAAAATACTAGTTAAACAAatccaacacatacacacacacacacacacacacacacacacacacacacttaaagatTATTAACTTGGCCTGATAGGGTATATGACAGAACTTCATGGTAGAGAACATCATCCAAAAAACAGCTAATGCAATATGCCATATTAATAGAACAGAGGACTAGAGAAAATCATCTCAAAAGATACAGAAAGATTTTAACTAATgccatttaatgatttttttaaatgttataatttaaaaaagaagaggggaCTGTATCATCCCAAGAAAGACATGCAACAATCCCCAAAGTTAACTTCATATGAAGTGGTGCAACAATGAATGCTCCTCTTCTCACACTGAGAAGATATCGAACAACGATAGATGTTGTTAACTAGTCAATATATCAATACCTCTGCGGTTCCCACAAGTATGTATAGAGTGCTGACCATGAACCTGAACAATGCTACTTTGTTGTCTTCAAATATTAATTCTACATTTGTATAGTAAAATTAATTCTAAGTgggcatgtggccttccagttgaGCATCATTCTCAGAGGTAGAGAGGAATGGACCAATATCTGGCCTGGACACTGAAACGGAAGACTTGAGTGGTGGATGGAAGATTCCTTCCAGCCTAGACCTGTCCATCCACCTTGGAACCattacatgaaaaagaaaaaatcacaaaTGAAGGTCCGTGacccttctttctctgttctgttcatttAGTCTGTATCCTGACAAATACAATCCTCTTGACCAAACCTCTGGGCAGAAACTGCCTTTCTTGGAAAGTTGATCTCAACCTATTGATAATGACACTAAGAGCTAGGACTGCCTGAGTCCATTGTAGCAGCCCCCATAGGCTTCTCCTGAGCAGGAGCCAATGTTGTGGCTGGATGCCATCTTGTGGTTCTTATTGTGATTGTTCAGTGTGATTGgggaaagaaacacacaaaacaacagGGAAGTTAGAGGAAAAAACTTTTTTACGCACAGGTCCTGGAGGGTACAAGGCACGCCTGAAGACCATACATACAGCAGGTAGGTAGAGAAAAGAGGACGGAGCATAGACCTGGGTTCCGAATTTATTAGAATCTGAGAGTGAGGTGCTTAGATTTTTGTAGTTTCATTCTTTCTGGGTAAATTTAAGGATAAGAGTGGGACTTAGAGGTTcaggctgtttggctcagcagtagggcgTCAGCttagcatgtggaaatcctgggttagattcctggtcagggcagagatgagaagcacccatcttcttctcgacccttccccctctccttcctctctgtctctctctttccacctcagctagggctccattggagcatagttggcccggacgttgaggatggctccatgacctctgcctcagacactagaatggcttcagctgCAATGGAACAATATCCCAGATGAGTAGACATTACCCCCTGgggtggcatgccaggtggatcccagtggggcgcaagtaggagtcggtctgactgcctcccagcttctaacttcagagaaatacaaagaaaaaaaaatagtgggtcTTAGGGCATCGGAAGGGCAATGTAGGGTCACTCAAATGGTCAGTTAATTAGATTACCCAAAGCTTTTAAAAAGCAGAGCTGAGGTTGGGGGCTGCCTGATTCCTTAACTAGTTTTGTTGGTAGCTGTGTCCCGAATCTGGCAATATGGGTATTCAAGGTGGATGTCTTTGAAACGGATGCCTCAGCAATAAAAAGTTTAATGCAGCTACTTACACCACAACATATTAGGCTAAAATTTTCTATTCAGTCTTTGTGTAACCTAAGTGCTAGTTCAAATTTTAGGCACCAGGCTTTTCTGCAAAAGATTCTACTTCAGCAGAACCGGGACAATCTTCATCATCTATGCTTTTTACATACACTGTAGGTGGGTCCAGACACATGGCTGCAACTGGCATCGCCTCATTGGGTCTCTGTGACTCCACTGAGCAACCTCAGTGACAACAGTTTTCTTAATAACCAAGTAGCATGTGACATGTTTACTGAGAAAAGTATTTAATGATCAAGGAATGCCTTAGATATCAGGTGTAAACATATAATTAGTAGTTTTCTTAGGTTGTGACAGAAAGTTAAAAATTTGGAATTACAGAATTTGGGAGTGCAGTAACCTAATTCTAACAGTCCATCTAGCTTCCACAGCAAACCTAATGTACTCATTCAGGAGTTTAAGGCACTATTTCTATTGAAGGGACTGATATTCTATAGAATCCGACCACTGAGAAGGAGTAAGGGGGAGTCATATGAATGTATGGAGCCACATGGCGAAGATCAGCGTGGGCCATTGTGTTTAAATGTGAATTTACCATAACTTTCTctgtcaagaaaaagaaatattaatacagAGCAATATGTCATGCTCCCTGATTGTGCTTCTGGTACCCTTGAGGCTGAACATGTGAACAAGTCTTAAGGCAGAGAGTCTTGTTGTCACTTCATGCAGCTGTTCCCAGCAGCTCTGCAGAATCCAAATGTAGGTTTGTTCCTCCTGTGGACAATATTCTCCTGCATGAGCCATTACATTGAAAAGTAATTTTCCCATGACTTTTTCTGTGTAGagagaaaaacatattaaaagaaggCAGTATCATGCCCCCTAATTGTGTCCCAAGTGCTCCCTGAACTGAGCATATGAACAAGGCCCAAGGCAGAGAGCCCAGGCGGCCCCTCAGGCAGCTGTCACAGCAGTGCCCCGGGCCCTGCACGGGACCCTTGTCCTGTTGCGGGCATATCCTCAGGCCTGATGCACTATGGGGACCCAGCCCACACCTGAGGAATGAGTGGGTGGAGAGTGTGGTTGATTCCAGCGTCTCCACTTTACATGCAGTCCTAGTAACTGGAAACAGTTATAGTAAATCAAGGAGTGTTAATTGATTTCAATATTTGAAATCAAGTCGTTATCATACACAGGTGAGGCTAGCCTATGTTGAGAAGTGGGCATTCCAGGGTGGAGGTGAAGGATACAGGCTCAAGCTTTCATAGAATGCAGTAGTTGTTTACTGTGTAGAGCAGGCCCTTAAATAACGTCGTTTTGTTCAATGATTTGCTATTATAACCTTGATGAGATGTTgcaggaacttaactcttatttatatcaattaaccTATGgcaaaattggttttattatatGTCATTTTCCTTACTGTTGCAGAATCTATGAAAGACGTGATGTGAGGACTTAATGTACCTGTAACTAGATTAGGAGCAAAACAAGTTTATAGTATATGGCACTGtatcaataattaaaaagagtaaatattGACTATTGCATGCTTACCTGTTTGCCTTACAAAATGTGCAGAGATTAGTATAAGTCACTCCATTGGATGCGCAGACTGGCCTATGGTTTTTAGGGCATCCaaatgttggattttttttacattcagtCTGTAAAATGCAGACAACAAAGAAATAATCATAGAgtatatatctaaaaatatgACCTAATATGTTATTACAAAATGctgcacattaaaaaatatgataatttatatGAGATTATCATGGGCTCATAACAAAACAAACATCCCTGTAATCAGAAACAAAATGTAAACATAAAACATGTTTATGAACTTAGCCTTCCCTATCAGGTATTTCCCGCAAATTCTATTTCCCTCTCATCTTACAGGTGATCATTACACTCAGTTTTCTATTTATTGTTGACTTTCTTCTCCTTATAGAATCTATAcagttattaataaaattatgtattactTAACTTtcgatagttttaaaatatatatgtataatcatTATGAACGATTCTGGTTTCTTCTATATATATAGTAAGTATAGATTACTTTCAATGAAaacttttgtaattattttttgaaataatataaattgaCAATTTTTAACACATTAATGATAAATTACAGTAAACCTAATCTAAATCAATCATTGCTGGTAAAGGAGACTGTCAAAATTTtgctgtatttttatacactgctATGCTTTCCAtaccaattttattttagttatgattttagagaggagagagaaagaaagtgagagaaatggTGGTGTGATTAGCTAGAAGCATTACCTTGTAGtagtagcttttttattttttatttttatttttttgcaagagagacagagatagaaagagacagggagagatagagacaggcagacagaaagggagaggggtgagaagtatcaactctttgtttcagtgccttaactgttcattgattactttctcctgtgtgccttgacctgggagctacagcagaacaagtgaccccttgctcaagccagcaaccttgggctcaagccagcaacctagggctttaagccagcgacctttgggctcaagccagcaaccatggtatcatgtctatgatcacatgctcaagccagtgaccacgtgctcaagctggtcagcccatGCTCatgctagatgagcccatgctccagctTGCGACCTGGGGGTTTAAAACTGGGTTTTTTGCATTCCAGGCCaaagtccaatgttctatccactgcataacCACCTGGTCTGGGAgttgctgcttcttcttctttttttttttttttttttgtgacagagtcagagaggaggcagagagagagacagatagggactgacagacaagaagggagagagatgagaagcatcaattctttgttgcagcttctttgcctcctagttattcattgattgctttctcatatgtgccttgacctgggagctacaacagagtgattgactccttgctcaagccagtgaccttgagctcaagccatcaatgttgggctttaagccagcgccctctgggctcaagccagtgaccattgggtcatgtgtatgatcccacactcaagtcagcgaccctgtactcaagctggtgagcccaccctcAGGCCAGATAAGCTGGTGCTCAAGAGGGGGACTTgcagtttagaacctgggtcatctgcctcccagtctgatgctttatcctccgcaccacctcctggtcaggcaggcagttGCTTTCACGTTTAAGGGAAATTACTgatcacaagaattaggggatcaaggaatgtgcagatactccagtactttcagccttttgtctagtgcattttcaccaatgaattaaagttttgcatctcatttgcataattgacaactttctttgacttgtcgtttgcttttctgatgttcttgtttaaaaaaaaatcaaatgcttctttttcttatcgcttcatattcattttgaaataacccctaatttttgtgagtggtatatatACAAACCTGTCTGTGGCTAGTCTTATTCACACAGTATTTAAATTGGACTTCTTGCCAAGTCATCATACACATAATTTTATTGAACATTAAAGGATTTACTTAGTGGTGTATACATATAAATTAACTTAAATACACTTATAAATGGATATTTAACTTGTTTCAGAGTTTTATGATTCGGTCTCATGAAAAGGAACATAAACcctaaaacaggggtagtcaacctttttatacctaccgcccacttttgtatctctgttagtagtaaaattttctaaccgcccactggttccacagtaatggtgatttataaagtagggaagtaactttataaaatttataaagctgagttacaacaagttaaagcatataataataattacttaccaagtactttatgtcgaattttagctaagtttggcagaataaatctttataaaacatttactatacttaaatgtatctttttgtttatactttggttgctctactaccaCAAACTAtgagctggaacacccactagtgggcggtacgttccaggttgactaccactgtcctaaAATGATCATGATAGCTTATTCTTGAAAACCTAGAGGCTGACAGCTGGGCTTCAGGTCTTAGCTCTGGGGCATAAGAGGTAAGGGACCTTGACAATTGCATATATGATCTGATTCTAAGTTATCTCATTTGTGAAGAggattataaataaaatcattgctTGAAATTGTTAATTGCTTAAAGTGCCTGACATGTTATATGTACCACATAAGCATAGAACAAAGacctagaaagtgacagaagcaTTTTCTAGGAGCTAGAGAAAACCTGTCATGTGAAAGGGCAGTGTCACTTATTGACAGACTGTCAGCAAGTAGAATAGAGCAGTAGTTTAAAAGCTTTTTACCAACTAGGATTTTGGGGGAGTCAAGGTTGATTTGGCATTTGAAAACTAAGAAATGGAACTCActacattaacagaataaaagaa
Proteins encoded in this region:
- the LOC136336009 gene encoding ovomucoid-like isoform X1, which produces MANFSMCIQVSFLIIVLAFPLFSGTNSAEISDIMVWTECKKNPTFGCPKNHRPVCASNGVTYTNLCTFCKANRKSHGKITFQCNGSCRRILSTGGTNLHLDSAELLGTAA